The Haloferax sp. Atlit-12N genome segment GTCTCGGCGGCGTCTTCGATGTCCGCGCTGGGCATCACGACGGTCGGGTTCTTCCCACCCATCTCACACTGGACGCGCTTGAGGTCGACCGCGGCCGTCTCGGCGACCATCGTTCCCACGGCGGTGCTGCCGGTGAAGGAGACGCCGTCGATGCGCTCGCTCTCGATGAGCGGGCCGCCGACCTCGCTGCCGGAGCCGGTGATGGTGTTCGCCACGCCGGCCGGGAGGCCCGCGTCGTCGAGGCATTCGAGGACGATGGAGACGACGGCCGGAGCTTCGGACGCCGGCTTGAGGACGACCGTGTTTCCGGCGGCGAGCGCCGGGGCGAGCTTCCAGACCGGGATGGCGATGGGGTAGTTCCACGGCGTGATGAGCGCGACCGTGCCGAGGGGTTCGTGCTTCGTGTAGAGGTCCTTTCCGGGGGCGCTGGCGGACTTGACGGTGCCGCCGAAGTCCCGAGCCTTCGCGCCGTAGTAGTGGAAGATGTCGATGGCGCGCTGTACCTCGCCACCCGCCTCGGAGCGCGTCTTGCCCTCCTCGCGGACGAGTACCTCGGTCGCCTCTTCCTTCCGGGCTTCGAGGTTGTTGCCGGCCTCGCGGAGAATCGCGCCGCGGGACGGGCCGGGTGTCGACGCCCACTCGTCCTGCGCGGCGACGGCCGCGTCGAGCGCCGCCTCGACGTCCGCTTCGGAGGACGCCGGGTGGATACTGACGACTTCGTCGGCCGCCGCGGGGTTCGTCACTTCGAACGTCTCTCCCGACTGGGAGTCTGTCCATTCACCGTCGATGAAGTTACCGTAAGTTCTCGACATTCGTCCTAGCCATGCACACCCATCACTAAGTAAGCTTCTCATGCCGAACGGCGAGGTTCGCCGCGCGCTCCTGACCGTCGCAAGGCGTGGGAGAAGCGAACTCGTGAGGTTCGGAAGGGATACCGACGAGGCGCCGCCGCCTCAGAGCAGGAACTGGAGGACGACGAAGAGCGTCGCGACCGAGACGGCGGTGGTGGCGAACACGTTCATCGACGCGAGGTCGGCGTCACCACCGAGTTCGTTCGCGTAGATGAACGACGAGACGGCGGTCGGCGTCGCGAGCATCGTCACGCCGGCTTGGACCGTCGTCCAACTCGACGCGAGCGTCGAGAACACTGCGAAGGCGACGAGCGGCATCAGGATGACCTTGCTGCCGACGACGGCCCCGACGGTGCGGAAGTCGAACGACTCGGCGGAGACGGTGAGCGACGCGCCGATGGAGAGCAGCGCCACGGGGAGGGCGAGCGAGGCGAGCGCGTCGAGGCCCGTC includes the following:
- a CDS encoding aldehyde dehydrogenase family protein, which translates into the protein MSRTYGNFIDGEWTDSQSGETFEVTNPAAADEVVSIHPASSEADVEAALDAAVAAQDEWASTPGPSRGAILREAGNNLEARKEEATEVLVREEGKTRSEAGGEVQRAIDIFHYYGAKARDFGGTVKSASAPGKDLYTKHEPLGTVALITPWNYPIAIPVWKLAPALAAGNTVVLKPASEAPAVVSIVLECLDDAGLPAGVANTITGSGSEVGGPLIESERIDGVSFTGSTAVGTMVAETAAVDLKRVQCEMGGKNPTVVMPSADIEDAAETVGVGAFGTTGQSCTATSRAIVHEDVYDEFVAAVSDYAESLVVGDGLDDPDMGPHVSENELSSTLEYIDIGASEGATLEAGGSRLSGDDYDDGYFVEPTVFSGVENDARIAQEEIFGPVLAVVKADSFEDALDLANDVDYGLSASIVTQDLSEGKRFVNEVEAGVAKINEKTTGLELHVPFGGYKDSSTNTYREQGDAGLDFFSSVKTIYENY